The proteins below come from a single Agrococcus beijingensis genomic window:
- a CDS encoding glutaredoxin domain-containing protein: MTATTIQVYGADWCRDCRRTKSQLDALGVDFDYIDLEQDEAAVEEAKRISGRMNIPVVVFPDGSHQVEPSNAEVEAKLQELALV, from the coding sequence ATGACTGCCACGACGATCCAGGTGTACGGCGCCGACTGGTGCCGCGACTGCCGCCGCACGAAGAGCCAGCTCGACGCCCTCGGCGTCGACTTCGACTACATCGACCTCGAGCAGGACGAGGCCGCGGTCGAGGAGGCCAAGCGCATCTCGGGCCGCATGAACATCCCGGTGGTGGTCTTCCCCGACGGCTCGCACCAGGTCGAGCCGTCGAACGCCGAGGTCGAGGCGAAGCTGCAGGAGCTCGCGCTCGTCTGA
- a CDS encoding FAD-dependent oxidoreductase: MSLLAQPLRIGSFESPNRIMQAAHSKQYSDRVESDRETAYFVRRARGTEGRGGCGLFVAGNHLVHPTASTRGFEDAWRPEAVDANRRMTDAIHEAGSRVLVQLNHHGAQASPEGPDGPRPVFAPSRILSPSTGVATREASARDIAGFVEAWAGAAERSRLGGFDGVEIHMAHGYLLHQFLSPLYNRRADAYGGDLEARTRFPREVLRAVRARVGDDFTVGIRIVVDEHNDEGLAAAACRDIVAALRSEARIDFLDTAAGGYHDVHWVFPSSAMPVAWLRDDVAALKRANPDIPVFGVGAATSVEEAEEVLASGIADMVALTRGQLADPDLATKLLTGATDGIRHCIRLNQGCLGRGSQGLSVTCTVNPEAGRELEPPAPRAASAARWTVVGGGPAGLRAAVDLARLGHAVTLLERADRLGGQLLRAARVPGRGSVSVLVTDLERDARAAGVDIRLAEEATLDAIRSTRPDAVVLATGATAPATTALAVDDAFAGARPATVDAFTALDDPARLGPRILVVDDDGSAYASGVLLSLVATGAEVEAVTPFESLLPHVGTGYERQLVLRTLAEGRFRRIAGARVRGSGDRLAAVDALTGEERPLAVPTAIVALTPRRSVTVDGRDADELEVELGVPVSAIGDALSPRGIDAAIAEAWALARTTAAGALEP; this comes from the coding sequence GTGAGCCTCCTCGCCCAGCCGCTGCGCATCGGCAGCTTCGAGTCGCCCAACCGCATCATGCAGGCGGCGCACTCCAAGCAGTACTCCGACCGGGTCGAGTCCGACCGCGAGACCGCCTACTTCGTCCGCCGCGCGCGCGGCACCGAGGGTCGCGGCGGCTGCGGCCTGTTCGTCGCCGGCAACCACCTCGTGCATCCGACCGCGTCGACCCGCGGCTTCGAGGACGCCTGGCGGCCCGAGGCCGTCGACGCCAACCGCCGCATGACCGACGCGATCCACGAGGCCGGCTCGCGCGTGCTGGTGCAGCTGAACCACCACGGCGCGCAGGCCTCGCCCGAGGGGCCCGACGGTCCGCGCCCCGTCTTCGCGCCGAGCCGCATCCTCTCGCCCTCGACCGGCGTCGCCACCCGCGAGGCGAGCGCTCGCGACATCGCCGGGTTCGTCGAGGCCTGGGCAGGCGCGGCCGAGCGCTCGCGGCTGGGCGGCTTCGACGGCGTCGAGATCCACATGGCGCACGGCTACCTCCTGCACCAGTTCCTGAGCCCGCTCTACAACAGGCGGGCGGATGCGTACGGTGGCGATCTCGAGGCACGCACGCGGTTCCCGCGCGAGGTGCTGCGCGCGGTGCGCGCCCGCGTGGGCGACGACTTCACGGTCGGCATCCGCATCGTCGTCGACGAGCACAACGACGAGGGACTCGCCGCGGCAGCCTGCCGCGACATCGTCGCGGCGCTGCGCAGCGAGGCGCGCATCGACTTCCTCGACACCGCCGCCGGCGGCTATCACGACGTGCACTGGGTGTTCCCGTCGTCGGCGATGCCGGTCGCCTGGCTGCGCGACGACGTCGCGGCGCTCAAGCGGGCCAATCCCGACATCCCGGTCTTCGGCGTCGGCGCCGCGACGAGCGTCGAGGAGGCGGAGGAGGTGCTCGCGAGCGGGATCGCCGACATGGTGGCGCTCACGCGCGGCCAGCTGGCCGACCCAGACCTGGCGACCAAGCTCCTCACCGGCGCGACCGACGGCATCCGGCACTGCATCCGCCTGAACCAGGGCTGCCTGGGCCGCGGCAGCCAGGGGCTCAGCGTGACCTGCACGGTGAACCCCGAGGCGGGCCGCGAGCTCGAGCCGCCAGCGCCGCGCGCCGCGTCGGCCGCTCGGTGGACGGTCGTGGGCGGTGGGCCGGCCGGCCTCCGGGCTGCGGTCGACCTGGCGCGGCTCGGCCACGCGGTGACGCTGCTCGAGCGCGCCGACCGGCTCGGAGGGCAGCTGCTGCGCGCGGCGCGCGTGCCCGGCCGCGGATCGGTGTCGGTGCTGGTCACCGACCTCGAGCGCGACGCCCGGGCGGCTGGGGTCGACATCCGCCTCGCCGAGGAGGCCACGCTCGATGCGATCCGGTCGACGCGGCCCGACGCCGTCGTGCTGGCCACCGGGGCGACGGCGCCGGCCACCACCGCGCTCGCCGTCGACGACGCCTTCGCCGGAGCGCGGCCCGCGACCGTCGACGCGTTCACGGCGCTCGACGATCCCGCGCGTCTCGGTCCCCGCATCCTGGTCGTCGACGACGACGGCTCGGCCTACGCCTCCGGCGTGCTGCTCAGCCTGGTCGCGACCGGGGCAGAGGTCGAGGCGGTGACGCCGTTCGAGTCGCTGCTGCCGCACGTCGGCACCGGCTACGAGCGGCAGCTCGTGCTGCGCACGCTCGCCGAGGGGCGCTTCCGCCGCATCGCCGGCGCGCGGGTGCGCGGATCGGGCGATCGGCTCGCCGCGGTCGACGCGCTCACGGGGGAGGAGCGGCCGCTCGCCGTGCCGACCGCGATCGTCGCGCTCACGCCGCGCCGCTCGGTGACGGTCGACGGGCGCGATGCCGACGAGCTCGAGGTCGAGCTGGGCGTGCCGGTCTCCGCGATCGGCGACGCGCTGTCGCCGCGCGGCATCGATGCGGCGATCGCGGAGGCCTGGGCGCTCGCCCGCACGACCGCGGCCGGGGCCCTGGAGCCCTGA
- a CDS encoding VOC family protein: protein MTTVLNPYLAFAREAREAMNFYHGVFGGDLVLSTFGEGGMAQDPADADLVMHAQLTTADGHTVMGSDTPSSMPAPARGQQVSISGDDRAALTRYWEALGDGARIVEPLEVAPWGDTFGMLVDRWGITWMVSISG, encoded by the coding sequence ATGACGACGGTGCTGAACCCCTACCTGGCCTTCGCCCGCGAGGCGCGCGAGGCGATGAACTTCTACCACGGCGTGTTCGGCGGTGATCTGGTGCTGAGCACCTTCGGCGAGGGCGGCATGGCGCAGGATCCCGCCGACGCCGACCTGGTGATGCACGCGCAGCTGACCACGGCCGACGGGCACACGGTCATGGGCAGCGACACGCCGTCGTCGATGCCGGCGCCCGCTCGCGGTCAGCAGGTCTCGATCTCGGGCGACGACCGCGCCGCGCTCACCCGCTACTGGGAGGCGCTCGGCGACGGCGCCCGCATCGTGGAGCCGCTCGAGGTCGCGCCGTGGGGCGACACCTTCGGCATGCTGGTCGACCGCTGGGGCATCACCTGGATGGTGAGCATCAGCGGCTGA
- a CDS encoding NADPH-dependent F420 reductase — MTTISIFGNGNMGTAIAGLLGAGGAEIQQVGEGETEELSGDIVVLAVPYAALASIAEQYGEQLAGRTVVDITNPLDFETFDRLVVPVGSSAAAELAAKLPSSKVLKAFNTTFAATLGSKRVGDLTTTVLVAGDDADAKATLIAAVQAGGADAIDAGSLARAHELEAMGFLQLTLAASEKIAWTGGFGIVR, encoded by the coding sequence ATGACCACCATCAGCATCTTCGGCAACGGCAACATGGGCACCGCGATCGCCGGTCTGCTCGGCGCGGGCGGCGCCGAGATCCAGCAGGTCGGAGAGGGCGAGACCGAGGAGCTCAGCGGCGACATCGTCGTGCTCGCCGTACCCTACGCTGCGCTGGCGTCGATCGCAGAGCAGTACGGCGAGCAGCTCGCCGGCCGCACCGTCGTCGACATCACGAACCCGCTCGACTTCGAGACCTTCGACCGGCTCGTGGTGCCCGTCGGCTCGTCGGCGGCCGCCGAGCTCGCGGCGAAGCTGCCGTCGAGCAAGGTGCTCAAGGCCTTCAACACCACCTTCGCCGCGACGCTCGGCTCGAAGCGGGTCGGCGACCTGACGACGACCGTGCTCGTCGCGGGCGACGACGCCGACGCCAAGGCGACGCTCATCGCAGCCGTGCAGGCCGGTGGCGCCGACGCGATCGACGCCGGCAGCCTGGCACGGGCGCACGAGCTCGAGGCGATGGGCTTCCTGCAGCTCACCCTCGCGGCCTCCGAGAAGATCGCCTGGACGGGCGGCTTCGGCATCGTCCGCTGA
- a CDS encoding arsenate reductase ArsC, giving the protein MTETEPTPTALFVCVHNAGRSQMAAGFLRELSGGAVEVRSAGSMPAEQINPTAVAAMQEVGIDITAEVPKVLTTDAVRDSDVVITMGCGDACPVFPGKRYEDWELDDPAGQGIDAVRPIRDDIEQRIRGLLDSLGIQPVR; this is encoded by the coding sequence ATGACCGAGACCGAGCCCACTCCCACCGCCCTGTTCGTCTGCGTGCACAACGCGGGCCGCTCGCAGATGGCCGCAGGCTTCCTGCGCGAGCTCTCCGGCGGTGCCGTCGAGGTGCGCTCGGCCGGCAGCATGCCCGCCGAGCAGATCAACCCGACCGCCGTCGCCGCGATGCAGGAGGTCGGCATCGACATCACCGCCGAGGTGCCCAAGGTGCTGACGACGGATGCGGTGCGCGACTCCGACGTCGTCATCACGATGGGGTGCGGGGATGCGTGCCCGGTGTTCCCCGGCAAGCGCTACGAGGACTGGGAGCTCGACGACCCGGCAGGCCAAGGCATCGACGCCGTGCGGCCGATCCGCGACGACATCGAGCAGCGCATCCGCGGGCTGCTCGACTCGCTGGGCATCCAGCCGGTGCGGTGA
- a CDS encoding metalloregulator ArsR/SmtB family transcription factor, producing MISTERCDRVDAASAIDQRTADRMAGAVKAMADPLRLRMVSLIATSPTGEACVCDLAELTDVSQPTVSHHLKVLREAGVLASERRGTWVHYRLESAMRPVATAVLEGLRTALDPQPAAHWPPGQGDRELVDVDARVAQIAERLSGVTPDLSGDAVLRIVRESFAGLARTSRVQSHLLVLAERFAKQRLADVLRDRTAGVPHVLFVCVQNAGRSQLAAALVEQRSGGAVVARSAGSMPASAVHAEVRALIDELGVDGDPFPKPLTDDAVRAADVVITMGCGDVCPIIPGVRYEDWQVGDPALASPAGVRAIRDDIARRVDRLLAELSPTP from the coding sequence GTGATCAGCACCGAGCGCTGCGACCGCGTCGATGCGGCGAGCGCCATCGACCAGCGCACCGCCGACCGCATGGCCGGCGCCGTGAAGGCGATGGCCGACCCGCTGCGGCTGCGCATGGTGTCGCTCATCGCGACCTCTCCCACCGGTGAGGCGTGCGTGTGCGACCTCGCCGAGCTCACCGACGTCTCGCAGCCGACGGTCTCCCACCACCTGAAGGTGCTGCGCGAGGCGGGGGTGCTCGCGTCGGAGCGGCGCGGCACGTGGGTGCACTACCGGCTCGAGAGCGCCATGCGACCGGTCGCGACCGCCGTGCTCGAGGGGCTGCGCACCGCGCTCGATCCCCAGCCTGCGGCGCACTGGCCGCCTGGGCAGGGCGACCGTGAGCTCGTCGACGTCGATGCCCGCGTGGCGCAGATCGCCGAGCGGCTCTCCGGTGTCACGCCGGACCTCTCGGGCGACGCGGTGCTGCGCATCGTGCGCGAGTCGTTCGCCGGGCTCGCACGCACCTCGCGGGTGCAGTCGCACCTCCTGGTGCTCGCCGAGCGCTTCGCGAAGCAGCGCCTGGCCGACGTGCTGCGCGACCGCACCGCCGGCGTGCCGCACGTGCTCTTCGTCTGCGTGCAGAACGCCGGCCGCTCCCAGCTCGCGGCGGCGCTCGTCGAGCAGCGCTCCGGCGGTGCCGTCGTCGCCCGCTCGGCCGGCTCCATGCCCGCGAGCGCCGTGCACGCCGAGGTGCGCGCGCTCATCGACGAGCTGGGCGTCGACGGCGACCCGTTCCCGAAGCCGCTCACCGATGACGCCGTGCGCGCCGCTGACGTCGTGATCACGATGGGCTGCGGTGACGTGTGCCCGATCATCCCGGGCGTCCGCTACGAGGACTGGCAGGTCGGCGACCCGGCCCTCGCCTCGCCTGCGGGCGTGCGCGCGATCCGCGACGACATCGCGCGACGCGTCGACCGCCTGCTCGCCGAGCTCTCCCCCACTCCCTGA
- a CDS encoding SDR family NAD(P)-dependent oxidoreductase has product MNRLTDRVALITGGASGIGAATSKRLASEGAKVVIGDLNDALAASVVDEITAAGGTASAVHLDVTDQASWTAAVEQIVSAQGGLDILVNNAGIGDTVTIEESTWEEYKKVTSVTQDSVYLGMKAAGEALKVGGHGSVINISSIFGITGGFGVSMGYAAAKGAVRTITKAVALGWAKQGVRVNSVHPGFIETPILGEADRGQLSAVTPMGRVGKPEEIAAAIAFLASDDASFVTGAELVVDGGYVAN; this is encoded by the coding sequence ATGAACAGGCTCACGGATCGCGTCGCACTCATCACCGGCGGCGCCAGCGGCATCGGCGCGGCGACCTCGAAGCGCCTCGCGAGCGAGGGAGCGAAGGTCGTCATCGGCGACCTGAACGACGCGCTCGCCGCCTCGGTCGTCGACGAGATCACCGCCGCAGGCGGCACCGCCTCGGCAGTGCACCTCGATGTCACCGACCAGGCCTCGTGGACCGCAGCGGTCGAGCAGATCGTCAGCGCACAGGGCGGCCTCGACATCCTGGTGAACAACGCCGGCATCGGCGACACCGTCACGATCGAGGAGTCGACCTGGGAGGAGTACAAGAAGGTCACCTCCGTGACCCAGGACTCCGTCTACCTCGGCATGAAGGCCGCGGGCGAGGCCCTCAAGGTCGGCGGCCACGGCTCCGTCATCAACATCTCGTCGATCTTCGGCATCACCGGCGGCTTCGGCGTCAGCATGGGCTACGCCGCCGCGAAGGGCGCCGTGCGCACCATCACGAAGGCCGTCGCCCTCGGTTGGGCGAAGCAGGGCGTGCGCGTCAACTCCGTGCACCCGGGCTTCATCGAGACGCCGATCCTGGGCGAGGCCGACCGCGGCCAGCTCTCGGCCGTCACGCCGATGGGCCGCGTCGGCAAGCCCGAGGAGATCGCGGCCGCGATCGCCTTCCTCGCCAGCGACGACGCCTCGTTCGTCACCGGCGCCGAGCTGGTCGTCGACGGCGGATACGTCGCCAACTGA
- a CDS encoding acetyl-CoA C-acyltransferase, whose amino-acid sequence MPETIIAGYARTPFAKFLGQLAQTPSTELGAHAAKHALAKAGVEATEVDAVVVGQVLQATVGQNPPRQTAVGAGIPMTVPALGINAVCLSGTEAIVTGHRMIQLGEADVVVAVGQESMTLAPHAAPMRAGSKFGDMGLIDTMQFDGLTDAFDRVAMGASTDSYNGAFEITREQQDELAAASHARLVRAQGDGTFDDEIVPFEAKAGRRTVTVAADDGVRAETTTESLAALRPAFTPDGTVTAGNASQITDGAAAVVLVSSDYASAHGITGLARILSTGFVAGDDVSLHSQPADAIEQALGRAGRATGDLQAVEINEAFAAVGVASTRQLGVDPEIVNANGGAIAMGHPIGASGLRIVGHLARRLQQLGTGSIGAAGICGGGGQGSAVVLEAL is encoded by the coding sequence ATGCCCGAGACGATCATCGCCGGCTACGCCCGCACGCCGTTCGCCAAGTTCCTCGGGCAGCTGGCGCAGACCCCCTCCACCGAGCTCGGCGCGCACGCCGCCAAGCACGCGCTCGCGAAGGCGGGCGTCGAGGCCACCGAGGTCGACGCCGTCGTCGTCGGGCAGGTGCTGCAGGCCACCGTCGGCCAGAACCCGCCCCGCCAGACCGCCGTCGGCGCCGGCATCCCGATGACCGTGCCGGCGCTGGGCATCAACGCCGTCTGCCTCTCGGGCACCGAGGCGATCGTCACCGGCCACCGCATGATCCAGCTCGGTGAGGCCGACGTGGTCGTGGCGGTCGGCCAGGAGTCGATGACGCTCGCCCCGCACGCCGCGCCGATGCGCGCCGGTTCGAAGTTCGGCGACATGGGCCTCATCGACACCATGCAGTTCGACGGCCTCACCGACGCGTTCGACCGGGTCGCCATGGGCGCCTCCACCGACAGCTACAACGGCGCTTTCGAGATCACGCGCGAGCAGCAGGACGAGCTCGCAGCCGCCTCGCACGCCCGCCTCGTGCGGGCGCAGGGCGACGGCACCTTCGACGACGAGATCGTGCCCTTCGAGGCGAAGGCCGGCCGCAGGACGGTCACGGTCGCCGCCGACGACGGCGTGCGCGCCGAGACCACGACCGAGTCGCTCGCCGCCCTGCGCCCCGCGTTCACGCCCGACGGCACAGTCACGGCCGGCAACGCGTCGCAGATTACCGACGGCGCGGCCGCCGTCGTGCTCGTCTCCTCCGACTACGCATCCGCCCACGGGATCACGGGGCTGGCGAGGATCCTGTCGACCGGCTTCGTCGCCGGCGACGACGTCTCGCTGCACTCGCAGCCCGCCGACGCCATCGAGCAGGCGCTCGGGCGCGCAGGCAGGGCCACCGGCGACCTGCAGGCGGTCGAGATCAACGAGGCCTTCGCGGCCGTCGGCGTCGCCTCGACCCGCCAGCTGGGCGTCGACCCCGAGATCGTCAACGCCAACGGCGGAGCGATCGCCATGGGCCACCCCATCGGCGCATCGGGCCTGCGCATCGTCGGCCACCTCGCGCGGCGCCTGCAGCAGCTGGGCACCGGCTCGATCGGCGCAGCCGGCATCTGCGGCGGCGGCGGCCAGGGCTCGGCCGTCGTGCTCGAGGCGCTCTGA